CGAATATCATACCTTTGGGTTCTGGTTCTAATTGCACCCATTGATCATAAGTGATTACCTCAGGTGGAAATTTTCTATAAATCTCACTGCAATTGAAAAACTATTCAGTACATACTCTTATAAGAATTTTTTAAAGGAAATAAAACCATTTTGTACATACCGGAAGTTTGGATTGGGAATTATAACTTTGTAAGAAAAATATCCTTCAGGTAAAGTAACTCCCCTTTGTTCAAGATACGATTCAAGGACTGAAGCTGTGTTTTTAGCCTCTGCAACCTGAAACAACAAATATTTTATAATCATCTTCACTGCTCCGCTCTCTAGAGTTGGAAAATTTTCAACGTATTTAAAGTAAGGCTTCGCAATTGTATCCAACTTAATAACAATTTGAAATAGGTGGAAGGCCCAACTTTATAATAAGACCATAGGAGTCACTTAACACCCACACACATTCACATGCTGCTGACAAATATCATACCAAGCATCCACCCCAAAGCAAATTGGCAATAAGTAGAATGTGCAACTTTAATATAAGACCTCAGGAAACCTAATACTTAAGAAATGTGAGATAACACCACTTAACAATATTGTTTGAGCTTCAACCAAAAGCAAGTGCATATTCATAATtgctaaaagccaattttgtaaACTAGACATTTTTTCTTCCCCCACAACAGCCATAGACCATCAAGTAATTCCTGTCTTTTGTGGATGTTCTTTTCAATAGAAAGATGCTTGAGAACATGGAGAAAAACGAGAAATGGATAAATTTACGCACTTAATACTGCACAACCGACACTAAGAATACAACCGATCTAGCAAAGCTTTTATGGAAACAGACACCCTTCTTATGATAAACATTCAAAAGCAATATAGATTGAGTTGCTGAAGAAGCAGGCATGCGAGCATGGTGACTTACAGGATCAGGAATACGCTCTTTCCGGTGGCTGCGGCCACCTTCAGAAGTCCAGCTACCATCATCATTTATAGAAACAAACCCCGACACATTCTTGACAGAAATAACCGCTGCTTCTCTGCACAAATGCATCAAGAAATAAAATGAGCATTAAAGAGAAGTCCTTACATAATCATATCCTTGCAAGTTGCAACCAATAAAAACACAGATGACAATGAGAGATAAAGTCCTCCctctcaatatatatatttaacatgttTTCAATCTTATGTCAATGTTTCATCTTCGTATGCAACTTAAACAAGCCAAATAAAACTAATATGCATGTGTGTAAACATATATAAGAACATAAGCTGAGAAAATGAAATGAAGCTCGCAAAGCAGAAAAAACTTACCCTTTGGTAACGAGAACAATATCGATACTCTTTCGAGAACCAGTGTCAGCATCAGGAATGTTAAGCCCCACATACACTTTTCCACCACAAAGCTTTTCTAGTCTACAAAGATGATGCACAAAAAGAAACAGTTATAGAGGAGATGGGGACTTAATTATGGTCAATGAAAACCAAAGGAAACTTAATGGAAAGATTGAACAGCGAAAATATTCTGTTTTTCATTTTTGATCTCccaaacgaaaaaaaaaaaaaagtctttgACCGATTTCAATTTTCCAGGAAATCAAGCAAACCTTAACAATCCAGTAATCTTTACACAATCAAACTCATTTTAGCAACAGGCTGTGCCAAAATCAAGAAAGTTTCACACTTATTTCGGACAATTTTATCATAAAATCATAAGAAATGCTGAAAttgtgaaaagaaaagaaaagtaccGATTGGCGACGGAGAAAATAGCATTAAAAGCAGAGGTTTCCACGTCTAAAACATCGTTGCCACCATAAAAGAAGCGCCGGAACAACTGGTAAATGATAATTCCGCAGATGATCTCCAACCACATTCTCAACCTTTTTTTATATACAact
Above is a genomic segment from Gossypium arboreum isolate Shixiya-1 chromosome 8, ASM2569848v2, whole genome shotgun sequence containing:
- the LOC108470249 gene encoding uncharacterized protein LOC108470249, yielding MWLEIICGIIIYQLFRRFFYGGNDVLDVETSAFNAIFSVANRLEKLCGGKVYVGLNIPDADTGSRKSIDIVLVTKGEAAVISVKNVSGFVSINDDGSWTSEGGRSHRKERIPDPVAEAKNTASVLESYLEQRGVTLPEGYFSYKVIIPNPNFREIYRKFPPEVITYDQWVQLEPEPKGMIFGWVKGAFRGGKKEMQDSFHQQLNFILSTAPMWDRLELKGSKHVLGEFLEFKGKQEDNLALRNIKRSKVGHMAVQKTSMLGLAHSKLQVVYYPRDYRSEGISASEWREVEVRSSTEVIFHPQNSTKVRKYKLSSISSMSLSA